Genomic segment of Mycolicibacterium sarraceniae:
GGCGACCAGTTCGGCGAGCGCACTGGTGGCCGAGACCCCCACGTCGCCGAGGACCTGAACCACTACCTTGGCGACCGCGGCCAGCTGGCTGATCAGGAAGACGTTTCCGTCGGCGATTTCCTGCAGCTGCGCGGTGAGGCTGTTGATTCCGCCGTTGAGGAAATACGGAATGCTGGCGAAGATCGTGCGCACGCTCAACGCCACATTGGTGGGGATGTCCGGCCATCCGCTGCGCGCGATCGCGTCGTTGAGTGCCTGGTCCAGATCGACCGGAAGCACGTTGCTGCCTCCGAGCGTCGTCAGGGAAACCCCGGGGGAGCCGGCCGGCGGCGGTGCGCCGAACAACGACAGGACGGTGGGTGTGACGTCCACGATCGAGTAGGCCAGGTTCACCCGGCCCGGGTCGAAGCCGTTGCCGTTGGCGATGACCCACGTCGACGTCTCATCAGGTGACTGGAATCCGTGCCCGAAGCCCAGCTGCGGCTGGTGGCCGTGGTCGGTGACCACGATGACCGTCCAGTTTTCGCCGGAGGTGTTGATCGCCTCCATGATGTCGCCGATATTAGTATCGGTGCGGTTGATCGCTGCCGCGTATTCCGATGAGGCACCGCCGTATTGGTGCCCGGCCTCATCGACCTGGACCAGGTAGGAGAACAGGAAGTTCGGCGGCTCGCCGCTCTGGATCGCCGCGACCGTCTGCGCGGTCACCTCAGCGTCGGTCAATGACCAGTTGGCATCGCCGGGAACCTGTGCGACGAGCGAGTACGTGTCGACGGGGTACTGCCCCGCGTTCGCGATATCGGTGATGACATCCCAGTCCGCGATCGCCATCGTCCGGATGTCGGAGTTGTAGTACTCGAGCTGATTGAACACCGTCGGCCACTTCTTACAGGTCTCGGGCGTGAAGATGTTGTTGATGGCCCCGGTCTGGTTGTCCCACGCCCCGGTGAGAATGGCCGTCCACGAGGGGTTGGAAATCGTGGTGTGCCCGACGATGCTCGCGACTCCGGTGACGCTATCGCCCATCAACGCGTCGAAGTTCGGATTGTCGCCCGCCAAGATGCGGCGCAGGTTGGTGCCGTCCACGCCGATCACCAGCACATGGACGTCGGTCGGGTTGGCCAGGTTGTAGGTGACGTTGATGACCGTCGTGGCCGAGGCCGCGCGGGTACGCGGCGACTGGCTGATGGGTACGAGGCTGGCCAGCGACGGTAGCGTCGCCACCTTGCGCGCCTGGACCGATGGTGCCGCTGTGGCTCTCGCCGGGGCGATGGTCTCCGTTCGGCGTGGCCCGGTGACCGCGCTGCTGGCCTTTGGCGCCTGCTTGCGTGAGCCGGCCGGCGAGGACGAACTCGAACTCGATGACTTGGACGCACCCGGCGAATCCGGGGAACCCGAGTCCGCGGAGGCGACGGCGGTCGCGACCGCCGAGCCGGCACCGGCGACCACGCCGGCGACCGCTACTCCCAGACATACCTGCTTGATCGTCGCCACGTCGTCGTCCCCGATCTCTAACAGTTATTGCACAGCAGGGTCACAGACTAGATCGAGGATGAGTTCGAGCATGCCGTTTCTGCGTGCCCACTACCATGCGTTCGGTGGACGTCGACGTCATGACCACCGCCCTTCCGCTCGGACAGATCGGCGGACTGGCGCAGCGCACGCAGGCCGCCGGATTCTCGGGAATGTTGTTCACCGAGACCGGCCGAACGCCCTACCTCAACGCCGCCGTGGCGGGACAAGCCGCACCGGGCCTCGAGCTATCGACCGGTGTCGCCGTTGCGTTTCCGCGCAGTCCGTTCATCACCGCGGCCACCGCATGGGAGCTGCAGGAGGCGACCGGTGGCCATTTCCGGCTGGGGCTGGGCACCCAGGTGCGCACCCACGTCACCCGGCGTTACGGGATGCCGTTCGAACGTCCGGGCCCGCGGCTGCGCGACTATGTGCTGGCCGTCAAAGCCTGTTTCGCTGCATTCCGCACCGGCACACTCGATCACCACGGTGAGTTCTACAACCTCGACTTCATCACCCCGCAGTGGAGTGCCGGCCCCATCGAGGTGCCCGACCCGAAGGTCGACATCGCCGCCGTCAACCCCTGGATGCTGCGGATGGCCGGTGAGGTGGCCGACGGTGTGCACGTCCACCCGATCGGCGAGCCCGGGTACATCGCGCGCCACGTGGTGCCGAAAGTGGCTGAGGGAGCGGCGAAGTCGGGGCGGTCGCCCGCCGATATCGCATTGATCGTGCCAGTGATGACCGTCGTCGGCGACTCCGACGAGGAGCGCGCGGCCGAACGCGAACGGGTGCTCTACAACGCGCTCGGCGATGACGAGCGTTTCGAACGCTACGGCGAGGTCGCTCGCCAGCTTTCCCAGGGCGCTGCGCGGTAGCGCGGACGGCGCGTTAACCTACGCCCATGCCAGCGCGGATGTGCCCGTGAGTACACACCTCGCCGTTATCGCCACTTTGGCGCTCGCCTTGCTGTTCAGCCCCGAGACGCTGGTCCTGGGACTGGTCGTCGCCAGCGACAAAGTGGTGCCCAAGCAGGCGACGTTCGCCTTCTCCAGTGGCGCACTCGTCGGTATCGCTTTCGCCACCGGCATCGGGGTGGGGATCGCGGCCCTGACCGGTGCCGCCGCCGCGTCGAGCGCCCACAGCACCTCCTGGCCGGGCTTCGTCGTGCGACTCCTGATCGCGGTCGCGCTGCTGGCGATCGGGATCCGGCGGGCGCTGGGCGCCATCCGGCACAAACCGATCGCCGACGTCTCCAAACCCGAGCGCCAGCGTCGCAAGCTGCCGGCAAAACTGGTCGAGCGCTTCCCGGGGCTCGATCCGAAGACTGATTTGCCAGCGCGCCAACGTATTACCCGGGCAGCGCTGGCCGGCTTCACCATCTGCGGGCTGCATCCCAAGGTCTTCCCGATCGCTATCGCGGCCGGTCATCAGATCCTCCAAATCGGAGATCGGGGCGAACGCACGCTCGGTGCCGTCGTGTTCGCGGTGATCGCCGTCATCCCAGCGATAGCGCCGACCGTCATCGAATTCGTCCGACCGGGGGCAGCCGTCCGGATCAAGGAAGGCTACGAGCAGATCATGAAGGCGCATGGGCGCTGGATTGTCGCGGTGCTGCTGCTGGCGGCCGCCGCGTACGTCGGCCATGGTGCCTTCGAACATATGCCGGGGCACTGAGCGCATGAGCCCTCAGGCCGATACGAATTCGATTCGC
This window contains:
- a CDS encoding alkaline phosphatase family protein; this translates as MATIKQVCLGVAVAGVVAGAGSAVATAVASADSGSPDSPGASKSSSSSSSSPAGSRKQAPKASSAVTGPRRTETIAPARATAAPSVQARKVATLPSLASLVPISQSPRTRAASATTVINVTYNLANPTDVHVLVIGVDGTNLRRILAGDNPNFDALMGDSVTGVASIVGHTTISNPSWTAILTGAWDNQTGAINNIFTPETCKKWPTVFNQLEYYNSDIRTMAIADWDVITDIANAGQYPVDTYSLVAQVPGDANWSLTDAEVTAQTVAAIQSGEPPNFLFSYLVQVDEAGHQYGGASSEYAAAINRTDTNIGDIMEAINTSGENWTVIVVTDHGHQPQLGFGHGFQSPDETSTWVIANGNGFDPGRVNLAYSIVDVTPTVLSLFGAPPPAGSPGVSLTTLGGSNVLPVDLDQALNDAIARSGWPDIPTNVALSVRTIFASIPYFLNGGINSLTAQLQEIADGNVFLISQLAAVAKVVVQVLGDVGVSATSALAELVAWMTGVDIFPQGHPLPPPSAAIEPKVPAVLVA
- a CDS encoding GAP family protein, encoding MSTHLAVIATLALALLFSPETLVLGLVVASDKVVPKQATFAFSSGALVGIAFATGIGVGIAALTGAAAASSAHSTSWPGFVVRLLIAVALLAIGIRRALGAIRHKPIADVSKPERQRRKLPAKLVERFPGLDPKTDLPARQRITRAALAGFTICGLHPKVFPIAIAAGHQILQIGDRGERTLGAVVFAVIAVIPAIAPTVIEFVRPGAAVRIKEGYEQIMKAHGRWIVAVLLLAAAAYVGHGAFEHMPGH